A genomic segment from Pseudostreptobacillus hongkongensis encodes:
- a CDS encoding aminotransferase class V-fold PLP-dependent enzyme, translated as METYPLKSITLDEAIEKQFKLVEIITKNIGGREILNMGDLGVEKTNNMPIRTREVEKVLSEFFGSEDAMLTRGSGTNALRLAFFEMLEKENKILVHDAPIYKTSELNLKAMKLEILKYDFNDLSNLKSYILENDIKVILLQHTRQQLKDSYDLKEVIETIKNIDKNIKIIVDDNYAMLKTPLNGVEMGSDISAFSCFKLLGPVGVGLIIGKKDIVDKIRKNNYSGGSQVQGFEAMEVLRGLVYAPVALSIQAREIEKLKNILDDKNRFEYIKNVYIANAQSKVILVEFKENIAKEILEKTITLGALSHPVGAESKFEISPLIYRVSGTFLDKDPTLSERMIRINPNRSGAENIARIIEKAYIERGK; from the coding sequence ATGGAAACCTATCCTTTGAAATCTATAACATTAGATGAAGCTATAGAAAAACAATTTAAACTTGTTGAAATTATAACTAAGAACATAGGTGGAAGAGAAATACTTAATATGGGTGATTTAGGAGTAGAAAAAACAAATAATATGCCTATAAGAACAAGAGAAGTTGAAAAAGTTCTATCTGAATTTTTTGGAAGTGAAGATGCTATGCTTACAAGAGGTTCAGGAACTAATGCTTTAAGATTAGCATTTTTTGAAATGTTAGAAAAAGAAAATAAAATATTAGTACATGACGCACCTATATATAAAACAAGTGAGTTGAACTTAAAAGCAATGAAACTTGAAATATTAAAATATGATTTTAATGATTTAAGTAATTTGAAATCATATATATTAGAAAATGATATTAAAGTAATATTGCTTCAACATACAAGACAACAACTTAAAGATAGTTATGATTTAAAAGAAGTTATTGAAACTATAAAAAATATAGATAAGAATATAAAAATAATAGTAGATGATAATTATGCTATGTTAAAAACTCCTTTAAATGGGGTAGAAATGGGATCTGATATTTCTGCGTTTTCTTGTTTTAAACTTTTAGGTCCTGTAGGTGTAGGTTTAATTATAGGTAAAAAGGATATTGTAGATAAAATTAGAAAAAATAATTATTCTGGTGGATCACAAGTCCAAGGTTTTGAAGCTATGGAAGTTTTAAGAGGACTTGTTTATGCTCCTGTAGCATTAAGTATACAAGCTAGAGAAATAGAAAAATTAAAGAATATTTTAGATGATAAAAATAGATTTGAATATATTAAAAATGTGTATATAGCAAATGCACAATCTAAAGTTATTTTGGTTGAATTTAAAGAAAATATAGCTAAAGAAATACTTGAAAAAACTATAACTTTAGGAGCTCTTTCTCATCCAGTAGGTGCAGAATCTAAGTTTGAAATTTCACCGTTGATTTATAGAGTTTCAGGAACTTTCTTAGATAAAGATCCTACACTTAGCGAAAGAATGATAAGGATAAACCCTAATAGATCAGGAGCTGAAAATATAGCTAGAATAATTGAGAAAGCATATATAGAAAGAGGAAAATAA
- a CDS encoding alanine racemase, whose product MFLKRLLETNKNFVDATLNLYYKDLILPDSYCIDVDAFLYNAKLILSEAQRKNIKLYYMLKQIGRNPYLAKKLEELGYLGAVCVDFKEVEIMMENGLKLGNVGHLVQIPKSMIEKVIKYGADIFTVYSLEMIEKISEIALKNNKIQNIMLRILENDSNIYPGQEAGFSKDEVIKILPRLKELKGIKLTGLTSFPCFLYSYDTETIEETNNLKSVLELKEILLENGVEITHLNLPSVTCFENMEIINKYGGTHAEPGHALTGTAPVNTRESKEKQAYLYVSEISHKFKDKSYFYGGGYYPRGNMKYGYIDNKIVEVNKFSSDNIDYYLSLDNEYDIFKPIILCFRTQIFVTRSDVILIEGISSNNPKIVGRYSSHGLERGN is encoded by the coding sequence ATGTTTTTAAAAAGATTATTAGAAACTAATAAGAATTTTGTTGATGCAACACTTAATCTATATTATAAAGATCTTATACTACCAGATTCATACTGTATAGATGTAGACGCTTTTCTATATAATGCAAAATTGATATTGAGTGAAGCACAAAGAAAAAATATTAAATTGTATTACATGTTAAAACAGATAGGGAGAAATCCCTATCTTGCAAAAAAACTTGAGGAGTTAGGATATTTAGGAGCAGTTTGTGTAGATTTTAAAGAAGTAGAAATAATGATGGAAAATGGATTAAAGTTAGGAAATGTAGGACATTTAGTTCAAATTCCAAAATCTATGATTGAAAAAGTGATTAAATATGGAGCAGATATTTTTACTGTTTATTCATTAGAAATGATAGAAAAGATATCAGAAATAGCTTTAAAAAATAATAAAATTCAAAATATTATGTTAAGAATATTAGAAAATGATTCAAATATTTATCCAGGTCAGGAAGCGGGTTTTTCAAAAGATGAAGTTATTAAGATATTACCAAGATTAAAAGAATTAAAAGGTATAAAACTTACTGGACTTACTTCATTTCCTTGTTTTTTGTATTCATATGATACTGAGACTATAGAAGAAACAAATAATCTTAAATCTGTTCTTGAATTAAAAGAAATTCTTCTTGAAAATGGAGTTGAGATAACACATTTAAATCTTCCATCTGTAACTTGTTTTGAAAATATGGAGATAATAAATAAATATGGTGGAACACATGCAGAACCTGGACATGCATTAACAGGAACAGCACCTGTTAATACAAGAGAGAGTAAAGAGAAACAGGCATATTTATATGTTTCAGAAATATCGCATAAATTTAAAGATAAATCATATTTTTATGGCGGAGGATATTACCCTAGAGGAAATATGAAATATGGATATATAGATAATAAAATAGTTGAAGTTAATAAATTTAGTTCAGATAATATTGATTATTATCTATCACTTGATAATGAATACGATATATTTAAACCAATAATATTATGTTTTAGAACACAGATTTTTGTAACAAGATCTGATGTAATACTGATAGAAGGTATAAGTAGTAATAATCCTAAAATAGTAGGAAGATATAGCTCACATGGCTTAGAAAGAGGTAATTAA
- a CDS encoding phosphopentomutase encodes MGKFVVLVLDGFGVGYMDDVLQVRKRDFGSNTAKHILKEVPESKWSNLEKLGLMNILDLETEKMKKSSNCIIGKSKLQHHGGDTFLGHQEIMGTKTEIPLIKPFSYYIDEVEKSLIEHGYTVERKGDKVKFLWVNDKVAIGDNLETDLGQVYNVTTSFQNISFEEELKIAQVVRDIVKVERVIVFGGTKATTESIFAAAREINGEYMGIDAPLSLVYEEGYMVRHMGYGVDPNTQIPKILSDNGIDVTLIGKVADIVYNEKGKSFINLVDTKTILELTLKELNNFKGYMCINVQETDLSGHAQNSKRYSNILTIADEYIGKIIEKLDDDDILVITADHGNDPTIGHSQHTRENTPLMIYNRKNQNKGIKEVGLRETMSDTAATALDYFGLENTLEHGESYLNKILD; translated from the coding sequence ATGGGTAAATTTGTAGTTTTAGTATTAGATGGTTTTGGTGTTGGTTATATGGATGATGTATTACAAGTTAGAAAAAGAGATTTTGGATCAAATACAGCCAAACATATTTTGAAAGAAGTACCAGAATCTAAATGGAGTAATCTTGAAAAACTTGGATTGATGAATATATTAGATTTAGAAACGGAAAAAATGAAAAAAAGTAGTAATTGTATAATAGGGAAATCTAAATTACAACATCATGGTGGAGATACTTTCTTAGGGCATCAAGAAATCATGGGAACAAAAACAGAAATACCTTTAATTAAACCTTTTTCTTACTATATTGATGAAGTTGAAAAAAGTCTTATTGAACATGGATATACTGTTGAAAGAAAAGGAGATAAGGTGAAATTCCTATGGGTAAATGATAAAGTAGCTATAGGAGATAATTTAGAAACTGATTTAGGACAAGTATATAACGTTACTACAAGTTTTCAAAATATTAGTTTTGAAGAAGAACTTAAGATAGCACAAGTTGTTAGAGATATAGTTAAGGTTGAAAGAGTTATTGTATTTGGAGGAACTAAGGCAACTACAGAAAGTATATTTGCTGCAGCAAGAGAAATTAATGGCGAGTATATGGGTATAGATGCTCCTTTATCTTTAGTTTATGAAGAAGGGTATATGGTAAGACATATGGGTTATGGAGTAGATCCTAATACTCAAATACCTAAAATATTATCTGATAATGGTATAGATGTAACTTTAATAGGTAAGGTTGCAGATATAGTATATAATGAAAAGGGTAAGAGCTTTATTAATCTTGTTGATACAAAAACTATACTTGAATTAACTTTAAAAGAACTTAATAATTTTAAAGGATATATGTGTATAAATGTTCAAGAAACTGATTTATCAGGACATGCACAGAATTCTAAGAGATATTCAAATATATTAACTATAGCTGATGAGTATATAGGAAAAATAATTGAAAAGTTAGATGATGATGACATACTTGTAATTACAGCAGACCATGGAAATGATCCTACTATAGGGCATTCACAACATACTAGAGAAAATACACCTTTAATGATATATAACAGAAAAAATCAAAATAAGGGTATAAAAGAAGTAGGACTTAGAGAAACTATGTCAGATACTGCTGCAACAGCACTTGATTATTTTGGATTAGAAAATACTTTAGAGCATGGAGAAAGTTATTTAAATAAAATATTAGATTAG
- the eno gene encoding phosphopyruvate hydratase → MTIIENIYAREILDSRGNPTVEVEVYLEGGAMGRASVPSGASTGVHEAVELRDGDKSRYLGKGVLKAVENVNDIIAEAVIGMDALDQVAIDKLMIELDGTPNKEKLGANAILGVSLAVAKAAANQLGLPLYRYLGGVNAKELPVPMMNILNGGSHADSAVDVQEFMVQPVGAKTYKEALRMGAEIFHHLGKLLKANGDSTNVGNEGGYAPSKINGTEGALDIISKAVEAAGYRLGTDITFALDAASSEFYNADTKKYVFKREGGVERTSEEMVAWYETLCAKYPIVSIEDGLAEDDWDGFALMTEKLGKKIQIVGDDLFVTNTKRLEEGIKKGIANSILIKLNQIGTLTETLDAIEMAKKAGYTAVVSHRSGETEDDTIADVAVATNAGQIKTGSASRTDRIAKYNQLLRIEDDLAGEAIYKGLDSLYTIKK, encoded by the coding sequence ATGACTATAATTGAAAATATTTATGCAAGAGAAATTCTTGATTCAAGAGGAAACCCAACTGTAGAAGTTGAAGTATACTTAGAAGGTGGAGCAATGGGAAGAGCTTCTGTACCTTCAGGAGCATCTACAGGAGTTCACGAAGCTGTTGAATTAAGAGATGGAGATAAATCAAGATACTTAGGTAAAGGTGTTTTAAAAGCAGTTGAAAATGTTAACGATATTATAGCTGAAGCTGTAATAGGTATGGATGCATTAGATCAAGTTGCAATAGATAAATTAATGATAGAATTAGATGGTACACCTAATAAAGAAAAATTAGGAGCTAACGCTATCTTAGGAGTTTCATTAGCTGTTGCTAAAGCTGCTGCTAACCAATTAGGATTACCTTTATACAGATACTTAGGAGGAGTTAATGCTAAAGAATTACCTGTTCCTATGATGAACATCTTAAATGGTGGATCACATGCTGATTCTGCTGTTGACGTTCAAGAATTCATGGTTCAACCAGTTGGTGCTAAAACTTATAAAGAAGCATTAAGAATGGGTGCTGAAATATTCCACCACTTAGGTAAATTATTAAAAGCTAATGGAGATTCAACTAACGTTGGTAACGAAGGTGGATATGCTCCAAGTAAAATTAATGGAACTGAAGGAGCTTTAGACATCATTTCAAAAGCTGTTGAAGCTGCTGGATACAGATTAGGAACTGATATTACATTCGCATTAGATGCTGCATCTTCAGAATTCTACAATGCAGATACTAAAAAATATGTATTCAAAAGAGAAGGTGGAGTTGAAAGAACTTCAGAAGAAATGGTTGCTTGGTATGAAACATTATGTGCTAAATATCCAATAGTTTCAATCGAAGATGGACTTGCAGAAGACGATTGGGATGGATTTGCATTAATGACTGAAAAATTAGGTAAGAAAATACAAATCGTAGGTGACGATTTATTCGTTACTAACACTAAGAGATTAGAAGAAGGAATTAAAAAAGGAATTGCTAACTCTATCTTAATTAAATTAAATCAAATAGGTACATTAACTGAAACATTAGATGCTATTGAAATGGCTAAAAAAGCAGGATACACTGCAGTTGTTTCACACAGATCAGGAGAAACTGAAGACGATACTATAGCAGACGTTGCAGTAGCTACAAATGCTGGACAAATTAAAACAGGATCTGCTTCAAGAACTGATAGAATCGCTAAATATAATCAATTATTAAGAATCGAAGACGATTTAGCTGGAGAAGCTATCTACAAAGGTTTAGATTCATTATACACAATCAAAAAATAA
- a CDS encoding heavy metal translocating P-type ATPase, whose product MKYRFSGIDCSDCCLKIENNLKKLEYIKYISLSFQTKTMIVEFKNDENKLSELIEYVKKYENNFKVEEMHDFEYKKEYDELNEKRMPMYVGLGLFFIAFFIDKILYWFLKLDSDLKLYFTPMYIIVYIIVGYPVLKSALSLARRGNLFNEKTLMSVSTIAAFLLRDYAEASAVMLFYTVGEYFQELSVLRSRRGIRELLENQKTQVHILDKNTNEIKDKNLNEINIGDIIYVKNGERIEFDGEIYVGNAVLDTSFITGEAIPKVFKKGESVFAGMVNLDSPISIKVSKRIEDSSINRIIEMVENSTHNKSDLEKFLTKFSNYYTPIVFALALFSVLIVPIFFPIIEFKDALYNAITLLVVSCPCALVLSVPLTYFSGVARATKAGILIKRSNVFDDINKIDKVFLDKTGTITEGKFKVSSVYENLKDIDMNLDEIYKYVYNIEKSSNHPIAKSIVEFISKKYSLIEFEQDEEFYEYLSLCEHCGCCHEASSHFNNSVVVKEHNPRGHFVGDMCENHMHSLKNYAHSDCGCDDHKDVKEHNKNEFNKIEIKDIKEILGKGISANVDGNYVLIGSKKLLLENNVNLENNGYDFEKTKSSNIVYVSINGVYVLSFVVKDKIKNDSKLAISEMKKNGIKEVVMLTGDNDESAKEVSYNLGIDRYYSNLLPEDKLNIVLKENSDIVFIGDGINDAPALANSKIGVAMGKSGQDIAIETADVVFSGDSLMKLSELKKLSKIMSNIIMQNLTFILLVKIIVILFGMFSFISMWFAVFADVGVTIIAVINSMRVRNSELR is encoded by the coding sequence ATGAAATATAGATTCAGTGGAATAGATTGTTCTGATTGTTGTTTGAAAATAGAAAATAACTTAAAAAAACTAGAATATATTAAATATATTAGTTTAAGTTTTCAAACTAAAACTATGATAGTGGAATTTAAAAATGATGAAAATAAATTAAGTGAATTAATAGAATATGTAAAAAAATATGAAAATAATTTTAAAGTAGAAGAAATGCATGATTTTGAGTATAAGAAAGAATATGATGAATTAAATGAAAAAAGGATGCCTATGTATGTAGGGTTAGGCTTGTTTTTTATAGCCTTTTTTATAGATAAAATTTTATATTGGTTTCTTAAATTAGACTCAGATTTAAAACTTTATTTTACTCCTATGTATATAATTGTATATATAATAGTAGGATATCCAGTTTTAAAAAGTGCATTAAGTCTTGCACGTCGAGGTAATTTATTTAATGAAAAAACTCTTATGTCTGTTTCAACTATAGCAGCATTTTTATTAAGAGATTATGCTGAAGCATCAGCAGTTATGTTATTTTATACTGTAGGAGAATATTTCCAAGAATTATCAGTTTTAAGATCAAGGAGAGGGATAAGAGAACTTTTAGAAAATCAAAAAACACAAGTACATATATTAGATAAAAATACAAATGAAATTAAAGATAAGAATCTAAATGAAATTAATATAGGAGATATAATATATGTTAAAAATGGTGAAAGGATTGAATTTGATGGAGAAATCTATGTAGGAAATGCAGTACTTGATACATCCTTTATAACTGGAGAAGCAATACCTAAGGTATTTAAAAAAGGAGAAAGTGTGTTTGCAGGTATGGTAAATTTAGATTCACCTATTTCTATAAAAGTATCTAAAAGAATTGAAGATAGTTCAATAAATAGAATAATAGAAATGGTTGAAAATTCAACACATAATAAATCGGATTTAGAAAAATTCTTAACTAAATTTTCAAATTATTACACACCTATAGTATTTGCACTTGCTTTATTTAGTGTTTTAATAGTACCTATATTTTTCCCGATTATAGAATTTAAAGATGCTTTGTATAATGCTATTACACTACTTGTGGTTTCTTGTCCTTGTGCTTTAGTTCTTTCTGTTCCTCTTACATATTTTTCTGGAGTTGCAAGAGCTACAAAAGCTGGAATATTAATAAAGAGAAGTAATGTTTTTGATGATATAAATAAAATAGATAAAGTATTTTTAGATAAAACTGGTACTATTACAGAAGGTAAATTTAAGGTAAGTTCTGTTTATGAAAATTTAAAAGATATAGATATGAATTTAGATGAAATATATAAATATGTATATAATATAGAGAAAAGTTCTAATCATCCTATAGCTAAATCTATTGTAGAATTTATAAGTAAAAAATATTCATTAATTGAGTTTGAACAAGATGAAGAATTTTATGAATATTTAAGTTTATGTGAGCATTGTGGTTGCTGTCATGAAGCAAGTTCACATTTTAATAATAGTGTAGTTGTTAAAGAACATAATCCACGCGGACATTTTGTGGGAGATATGTGCGAAAATCATATGCATAGTTTAAAAAATTATGCTCATAGTGATTGTGGATGTGATGATCACAAAGATGTTAAAGAACATAATAAAAATGAATTTAATAAGATAGAAATTAAGGATATAAAAGAAATATTAGGTAAAGGAATAAGTGCTAATGTAGATGGAAATTATGTACTTATAGGTTCTAAAAAATTACTTTTAGAAAATAATGTTAATTTAGAAAATAATGGTTATGATTTTGAAAAAACAAAATCTTCTAATATAGTATATGTTTCTATAAATGGAGTATATGTGTTATCATTTGTTGTTAAAGATAAAATAAAAAATGATAGTAAATTAGCTATATCAGAAATGAAAAAAAATGGTATAAAAGAAGTTGTTATGTTAACTGGGGATAATGATGAAAGTGCAAAAGAAGTAAGTTATAATCTAGGTATAGATAGATATTATTCTAATTTATTACCAGAAGATAAGTTAAATATAGTTTTAAAAGAAAATTCTGATATAGTATTTATAGGAGATGGAATAAATGATGCACCAGCACTAGCAAATTCAAAAATTGGGGTAGCTATGGGTAAATCAGGTCAAGATATAGCTATAGAAACTGCAGATGTTGTATTTAGTGGTGATAGTTTAATGAAATTATCAGAATTGAAAAAACTTTCAAAGATTATGAGTAATATAATAATGCAGAATTTAACTTTTATTCTTTTAGTAAAAATTATAGTTATACTATTTGGTATGTTTAGCTTTATTTCAATGTGGTTTGCAGTATTTGCAGATGTAGGAGTAACTATAATAGCTGTAATAAATTCTATGAGAGTAAGAAATTCTGAATTGAGGTAG
- a CDS encoding GNAT family N-acetyltransferase: MLNIRKIKLEDKKIYLEMVNEFYNSEAVLHSVDENNFINTFNELIKSDVYTECFIIEYHDKIVGYTLVSKTYSQESGGMVLLIEEIYINEKFRSKGIGKEIFGFLKTRYSSYSRVRLEVEISNKKAIKLYEKLGFNELKYIQMIKE; encoded by the coding sequence ATGTTGAATATAAGAAAAATAAAATTAGAAGATAAAAAAATATATTTAGAAATGGTAAATGAATTCTATAATTCAGAAGCTGTTTTACACTCGGTTGATGAAAATAATTTTATTAATACTTTTAATGAATTAATTAAAAGTGATGTTTATACAGAATGTTTTATTATAGAATATCATGATAAAATAGTTGGGTATACTTTAGTTTCTAAAACATATTCTCAAGAATCTGGAGGTATGGTTCTTTTAATAGAAGAAATATATATAAATGAAAAATTTAGAAGCAAAGGTATAGGAAAAGAAATATTTGGTTTTTTAAAAACGAGATATAGTAGTTATTCAAGAGTAAGACTTGAAGTTGAAATAAGCAATAAAAAAGCCATTAAACTTTATGAAAAATTAGGGTTTAATGAACTAAAATATATACAAATGATAAAGGAGTAA
- a CDS encoding DUF819 family protein, with protein MNFSISPDNTLVLWSIILAIATVSIYLENRFTVVNKISGAIMALLIAMLLSNLNILPLESPVYDNVWGYVVPIAIPLLLFQCDIKKIWKESGRLAAIFLLSSVGTVLGAVIAFLIFKTYLPDVAKIAGTMSASYIGGGVNFVAVQSAVGLDKVMTSALIVSDNLLMVLYFFVLIIMPSIPFFNKYFIREYKEGEKTEDELKLKERRPITLEDITYNFTISVLIVTVSFKLSDFIGSINYGSTVLSFIGNKYVLLTTITVVIVSIFSRFFEKIEGTQQLGTFLIYIFFGVIGIPASILSIIKNSPLLLVFCAIMVIVNMAVTLIFTKLLNFSLEEAILVSNANIGGPTTATAMAISKGWNKFVAPVMLVGTLGYVIGTYIGMMLFRFLA; from the coding sequence ATGAATTTTAGTATAAGTCCAGATAATACATTAGTATTGTGGTCTATAATTTTAGCAATAGCTACAGTTTCTATATATTTAGAAAATAGATTTACTGTAGTTAATAAAATTAGTGGTGCAATTATGGCTCTTTTAATAGCTATGCTTTTGTCAAATTTAAATATATTGCCACTAGAATCACCAGTTTATGATAATGTTTGGGGATATGTAGTCCCTATAGCTATTCCTCTTCTTTTATTTCAATGCGATATTAAAAAGATTTGGAAAGAAAGTGGAAGACTTGCAGCAATTTTCTTGTTAAGTTCAGTTGGGACAGTTCTTGGAGCAGTAATAGCATTTTTAATATTTAAAACATACTTGCCAGATGTAGCTAAAATAGCAGGAACTATGAGTGCATCATATATAGGTGGAGGAGTAAATTTTGTTGCTGTTCAATCTGCAGTTGGACTTGATAAAGTTATGACATCTGCTTTAATAGTGAGTGATAATTTATTAATGGTCCTTTATTTCTTTGTTTTAATAATAATGCCATCTATACCTTTTTTCAATAAGTATTTTATTAGAGAATATAAAGAAGGGGAAAAAACTGAAGATGAATTAAAATTAAAAGAAAGAAGACCAATAACATTAGAAGATATTACATATAATTTTACAATATCAGTTTTAATAGTTACAGTTTCATTTAAACTTTCAGATTTTATTGGAAGTATAAATTATGGAAGTACAGTTTTATCATTTATAGGAAATAAATATGTTTTACTTACTACAATAACAGTAGTAATTGTTAGTATATTTTCAAGATTTTTTGAAAAAATTGAAGGAACTCAACAATTAGGAACATTTTTAATATATATATTCTTTGGAGTTATAGGAATACCTGCATCTATATTATCTATAATAAAGAATTCTCCATTATTATTAGTATTTTGTGCAATAATGGTTATAGTAAATATGGCTGTAACATTAATATTTACAAAACTTTTAAATTTCTCATTAGAAGAAGCTATACTTGTTTCAAATGCTAATATTGGAGGACCAACTACAGCTACGGCTATGGCAATATCTAAAGGTTGGAATAAGTTTGTTGCACCAGTTATGCTTGTAGGTACTTTGGGTTACGTTATAGGTACATATATAGGAATGATGTTATTTAGATTTTTAGCATAA
- a CDS encoding endonuclease/exonuclease/phosphatase family protein: MKKLMLLALLVNLGVVANSETISEIQGVKVNSTFVNKEVKDVIGVVTLVKNDTGFFIQSLKSDKDSKTSEGIYIENKAKFEVKPGQLVKVDGKVIETYISKPDPSQLTVTAISASKVEIVDNSKMYKIDPVVITGKETPRRVHNGNLNSLNVKENALDYYESLEGMVVRIKNPLITGFKEKYGDIVIVPSNGKYAETRSKNGGVVYNNYVYEQTQRLTVTTKPWKLTQKGQFKEGITPNPGDKLNGDIVGVIYYENSEYRLYPISEFPGITDSKTAPEVNKYKYNPEMLNVVSYNIENFSHADAPERVVELARQVKTVLQTPDVLGLIEVGDDDGSKKSDVVDATENVTAIINEIKKQTGIEYGMMTVSPQDGKDGGWPEMHIRNVILYRKDRLTPVMFNQGDSKVDTQVVKTDGMTHLTFNPGRIGNNDPVWNEVRKPVIAQFDFQGKNVFVIANHLKSKRADYKIYGSQQPVVRHSEDVRIPEAQRVNEFVQTILKADPNATVIVHGDMNDFEFSPTIKALNGNVLIDTMSELPKSERYSYVYQGNSQTLDNILINKKYKGKVNVDVIRINSEFTQSQGSFSDHDPMFIQFKVK, from the coding sequence ATGAAAAAATTAATGTTATTAGCACTTCTAGTTAATTTAGGAGTTGTCGCAAATTCTGAAACTATATCGGAGATACAAGGAGTAAAAGTGAATTCAACTTTCGTAAATAAAGAAGTAAAAGATGTTATTGGTGTTGTTACTTTAGTTAAAAATGACACAGGATTTTTCATTCAATCTTTAAAGTCTGATAAAGATTCTAAAACTTCAGAAGGAATTTATATTGAAAATAAAGCTAAATTTGAAGTTAAGCCAGGTCAATTAGTTAAAGTTGATGGTAAGGTTATTGAAACATATATTAGCAAACCAGATCCTTCTCAGTTAACGGTTACAGCTATATCTGCATCAAAAGTAGAAATAGTTGATAACTCTAAAATGTACAAAATAGATCCGGTTGTTATAACTGGAAAAGAAACTCCAAGAAGAGTTCATAATGGTAATTTAAATTCATTAAATGTTAAAGAAAATGCTCTAGATTATTATGAATCTTTAGAGGGAATGGTAGTTCGTATTAAAAATCCTTTAATTACTGGATTTAAAGAAAAATATGGAGATATAGTAATAGTACCAAGTAATGGTAAATATGCTGAAACAAGAAGTAAAAATGGTGGAGTAGTATATAACAATTATGTTTATGAACAAACACAAAGATTAACAGTAACAACTAAACCATGGAAATTAACTCAAAAAGGTCAATTTAAAGAAGGAATAACACCTAACCCAGGAGATAAATTAAATGGTGATATAGTTGGAGTTATATATTATGAAAATTCAGAATACAGATTATACCCTATATCAGAATTCCCAGGAATTACAGATAGTAAAACTGCCCCTGAAGTTAATAAGTATAAATATAATCCTGAAATGTTAAATGTTGTATCATATAATATTGAAAACTTCTCTCATGCAGATGCACCTGAAAGAGTTGTAGAACTTGCAAGACAAGTAAAAACTGTTTTACAAACTCCAGATGTATTAGGATTAATAGAAGTTGGAGATGATGATGGTTCTAAGAAAAGTGATGTAGTTGATGCAACAGAAAATGTTACAGCTATAATAAATGAAATTAAAAAACAAACTGGAATAGAATATGGTATGATGACTGTTAGTCCACAAGATGGAAAAGATGGTGGATGGCCTGAAATGCATATAAGAAATGTTATTTTATATAGAAAAGATAGATTGACACCTGTTATGTTTAATCAAGGAGATTCAAAAGTTGATACTCAAGTTGTTAAAACTGATGGAATGACTCATTTAACATTTAACCCAGGAAGAATAGGAAATAATGATCCTGTATGGAATGAAGTTAGAAAACCAGTTATAGCACAATTTGATTTCCAAGGTAAAAATGTGTTTGTTATTGCAAATCACTTAAAATCTAAGAGAGCAGATTATAAGATATATGGAAGTCAACAACCAGTTGTAAGACATTCTGAAGATGTTAGAATTCCAGAGGCTCAAAGAGTAAATGAATTTGTACAAACTATATTGAAAGCTGATCCAAATGCTACAGTTATAGTTCATGGAGATATGAATGATTTTGAATTTTCACCAACTATTAAAGCTCTTAATGGTAATGTATTAATAGATACTATGTCTGAATTACCTAAGAGTGAAAGATATAGTTATGTATATCAAGGAAATTCACAAACTTTAGATAATATATTAATTAATAAAAAATATAAAGGTAAAGTAAATGTTGATGTTATAAGAATTAATTCAGAATTTACTCAATCTCAAGGTTCATTTAGTGATCATGATCCTATGTTTATACAATTCAAAGTTAAATAA